CTGGTCGATTCGGTCAATGCCGAAGCGGAAGCGGCCAATTCGAAATATGCGGGCATCGTCGTCGACGCCAAGACCGGCAACGTTCTCTACAGCGAGAATGCCGATCGGCTGCAATATCCCGCGTCGCTGACCAAGATGATGACCCTCTACATGACCTTCGAGGCATTGGAGCAGGGTCGCATCCGCCTCGACACGCCGGTTCCCTTCTCCGCTCACGCGGCCGCCCAGGCGCCGACCAAGCTCGGCGTGCGTGCCGGCGGCACCATCACCGTCGAGCAGGGCATCCTCGGTCTCGTCACCCTGTCGGCCAATGACGCCGCGACCGCGCTTGGAGAGATGCTGGGCGGCAGCGAAGACCGCTTCGCCCAGATGATGACCGCCAAGGCGCATGCGCTCGGCATGACGCGCACCACCTATCGCAACGCCAACGGCCTGCCGAATACGGCGCAGATGACGACGGCGCGCGACCAGGCCCGCCTCGGGATCGCCCTTCGCCAGCATTTCCCGCAATATTACGGCTACTTTTCCACCCGCGCCTTCAAGTTCGGCACCCGCACGATCCGCAGCCACAACCGGCTGGTCGGTTCGGTGCGCGGCGTCGACGGCATCAAGACCGGATACACGCGCGCCGCCGGCTTCAATCTGGTGAGCTCGGTGCAGGTTGACGGCAAGTCGATCGTCAGCGTCGTGCTCGGCGGCGCTTCGGGGCCGGCTCGAGACGCACAGATGCGCAATCTGATCGCCACCTACCTGCCGAAAGCATCGAGCCGCGGCGGATCTTCGCAGCTGGTGGCTCAGACAGCCCCTGCCCCGGCGATGATCGAAACGCCGGCCCCCGTCCAGCCGCAGAAGGCCGCACAGGTCGCCCTTCAGCAGGTCGTTCCGCAGCAGCAGGTTGCACGCCAGCAGGTCGCAAAGACGATCACCGCGTCGCAGCCGCCGATTTCCGCCGCTGCCGCCGACCTCGGCCTGCCGCGTAAGGGGCCGCTGCCGGACGCCCGGTATCAGGTGGCCGAGACCGAAGTCGCCTATGCCGAAACCTCCGCGACGAAATCCGACAATCCACTGGTTGCCCAGGCCATGCCGGCGCCGACCAAGGTCAAGACCACGAGCTTCAAGCAGCAGGCTCCGGTCGCCGCACCGGCTGCGCAGGATAACGCCGCCGTCGACCACGTCACGACCGCTTCGACCAGTGCCACCCCGGCAGGTGCTGCGCCTGCGGGCTGGGTCGTCC
This DNA window, taken from Rhizobium etli CFN 42, encodes the following:
- a CDS encoding D-alanyl-D-alanine carboxypeptidase, which translates into the protein MQAKSGIVSRSVSSVSSFRSVSFFAKLLAILSMTVTVVLVDSVNAEAEAANSKYAGIVVDAKTGNVLYSENADRLQYPASLTKMMTLYMTFEALEQGRIRLDTPVPFSAHAAAQAPTKLGVRAGGTITVEQGILGLVTLSANDAATALGEMLGGSEDRFAQMMTAKAHALGMTRTTYRNANGLPNTAQMTTARDQARLGIALRQHFPQYYGYFSTRAFKFGTRTIRSHNRLVGSVRGVDGIKTGYTRAAGFNLVSSVQVDGKSIVSVVLGGASGPARDAQMRNLIATYLPKASSRGGSSQLVAQTAPAPAMIETPAPVQPQKAAQVALQQVVPQQQVARQQVAKTITASQPPISAAAADLGLPRKGPLPDARYQVAETEVAYAETSATKSDNPLVAQAMPAPTKVKTTSFKQQAPVAAPAAQDNAAVDHVTTASTSATPAGAAPAGWVVQVGVSPSRQMAMDLLETAKSKGGKALASAKPFAVAYGAGNDQVYRARFGGFDDQRDAVNACKALKKAGIKCWAAAQ